A single genomic interval of Deltaproteobacteria bacterium harbors:
- a CDS encoding ABC transporter substrate-binding protein, whose translation MEWDIVYIAGGIFMPLLKQGLLEKIDYSYFDKKTLDELYPEAKRTYAVGSFYFSVVMAYSTEAFPGDSYPKTWAEFWDVKRFPGPRTLQDMSSDGGGWEFALLADGVPKDKLYDNPDIGRAFRKLTEIKPHVVKWWRQGQQPPQMLVDKEIVAGSAYNGRIERLKEQGAPVDYHWNGGKLYLEYVCIPKGAKHYENAMKFIAWHTRADKQAAFARAYTNGPVNSKAFEELPESIVRRAPSYPPNKEKQFFINQDWYADNAARVIERWNKWTLEK comes from the coding sequence GTGGAATGGGACATCGTCTACATAGCCGGCGGCATATTCATGCCACTGTTGAAGCAGGGCCTGCTGGAAAAGATCGATTACAGCTACTTTGATAAGAAGACCCTGGACGAACTCTATCCCGAGGCCAAGCGGACATACGCCGTGGGGAGCTTCTACTTCTCCGTTGTCATGGCATACAGCACGGAGGCGTTTCCGGGAGACAGTTACCCCAAAACCTGGGCGGAATTCTGGGATGTCAAGAGATTTCCGGGCCCGAGAACCTTGCAGGACATGTCGAGCGATGGAGGCGGCTGGGAGTTTGCCCTTCTGGCAGACGGAGTTCCCAAGGACAAACTGTACGACAACCCCGATATCGGGCGAGCCTTCAGAAAACTCACGGAGATCAAACCCCACGTGGTCAAGTGGTGGAGACAGGGACAACAGCCCCCGCAGATGCTCGTCGACAAGGAAATCGTAGCCGGGTCTGCATACAACGGCAGGATAGAGCGTCTCAAGGAGCAGGGAGCACCCGTCGACTACCACTGGAACGGGGGCAAGCTCTATCTGGAATACGTGTGCATTCCCAAGGGAGCGAAACACTACGAAAACGCGATGAAATTCATCGCCTGGCACACCAGGGCAGACAAACAGGCCGCATTCGCCAGGGCTTATACCAACGGCCCCGTGAACAGTAAGGCCTTTGAAGAGCTGCCTGAGAGCATAGTGCGCCGTGCTCCCAGCTACCCCCCAAACAAGGAGAAACAGTTCTTCATCAATCAAGACTGGTACGCGGACAATGCGGCCAGGGTGATCGAACGCTGGAACAAGTGGACCTTGGAAAAGTAG
- a CDS encoding amidohydrolase family protein, with product MNSKKTSIRASYIIAFDGTKHRYLRDGELVYQGDEIVFVGKKYDGEVDETIDAAGKIVSPGLISAHAHLFESPMDRSFIEDRGSPQFYFSGLYEFLPARGKAMDRDMGRVCLEYSLAELLRSGTTTVVEMGPLGEDIIPLVPVFGNRVCYGQIYRSGRWYTPDGNQVLYEWYEDEGIRAMEQALRFIEEYDGACDGLVRGFLCPVQVDTCTEKLLLKSRQWAEKLDVPLSIHVSQSVVEFNEMLKRHGKTPIAWHRDIGFLQENVILGHAIIIGGTSWTNYPAGDLDIMAESGCSVAHAPWVFSRRGIVMESFYKYQKAGINMTLGTDTCPQNMIQAMRWAAVLSKIVERNTESTTAADVFNAATLGGAKALGRRDLGRLCAGAKADIVIFSGETMNMVPLRDPVKNIVYNAETEDVETVIINGRTVLENGEVLGGNTERLNRNLQAAGEKLWSRISAHDWSHRSVDELSPPSFDYWDEDGADRHPEKGETGEDGRNRKLNAW from the coding sequence ATGAATTCAAAGAAGACCTCGATCAGGGCGTCCTATATCATTGCCTTCGACGGCACCAAACACCGCTACCTGAGAGACGGGGAGCTAGTGTATCAGGGAGACGAGATCGTCTTTGTGGGCAAGAAGTATGACGGAGAAGTCGACGAGACGATCGATGCAGCAGGGAAAATCGTGTCTCCGGGTTTGATCAGTGCCCACGCCCATCTTTTCGAATCTCCTATGGATCGATCCTTCATAGAGGATCGAGGGAGCCCCCAGTTCTACTTCTCGGGGTTGTATGAGTTCCTCCCTGCTCGAGGGAAGGCCATGGACAGGGATATGGGCAGAGTCTGTCTCGAATATTCCCTCGCGGAGCTGCTACGAAGCGGCACGACGACAGTGGTGGAAATGGGCCCTCTTGGTGAGGATATCATCCCTCTCGTCCCGGTTTTCGGAAACAGGGTCTGCTATGGCCAGATCTACCGTTCCGGACGATGGTATACCCCCGACGGGAACCAGGTCCTCTATGAGTGGTACGAAGACGAAGGCATCCGGGCCATGGAACAGGCACTCAGGTTCATTGAAGAGTACGACGGTGCCTGTGATGGACTCGTCAGGGGATTTCTGTGCCCCGTGCAAGTCGATACCTGCACGGAAAAACTCCTGCTCAAAAGCCGGCAGTGGGCCGAAAAACTCGATGTTCCTCTCTCTATTCACGTCTCCCAGTCCGTGGTTGAGTTCAATGAGATGTTGAAAAGGCACGGCAAGACGCCCATTGCCTGGCACCGCGACATCGGTTTTCTCCAGGAGAATGTGATCCTGGGCCACGCGATCATCATCGGTGGAACGAGTTGGACCAACTACCCTGCCGGTGACCTGGACATAATGGCCGAATCCGGTTGTTCGGTGGCGCATGCACCGTGGGTATTTTCCAGGCGTGGAATAGTCATGGAATCCTTCTACAAGTATCAGAAGGCAGGAATCAACATGACACTCGGCACGGACACCTGCCCGCAGAATATGATCCAGGCCATGCGCTGGGCGGCGGTACTTTCCAAGATCGTCGAGCGGAATACCGAATCGACAACCGCTGCAGATGTCTTCAACGCGGCCACCCTCGGCGGTGCCAAGGCCCTGGGAAGAAGAGATCTGGGCAGATTATGCGCCGGAGCCAAGGCCGACATCGTCATCTTCTCAGGAGAGACCATGAACATGGTGCCCCTGCGGGATCCTGTGAAAAACATCGTCTACAATGCCGAAACCGAGGACGTGGAAACGGTCATAATAAACGGCAGGACCGTGCTCGAAAATGGAGAGGTACTCGGGGGAAACACGGAAAGGCTCAACCGGAATCTCCAGGCCGCCGGAGAAAAACTCTGGTCACGGATATCGGCTCATGACTGGTCGCATCGCTCAGTGGATGAACTCTCGCCGCCGAGCTTCGACTACTGGGACGAGGATGGAGCAGACAGGCATCCCGAAAAAGGCGAGACGGGGGAAGACGGCCGGAACAGGAAACTGAACGCCTGGTGA
- a CDS encoding archease: protein MFDDYIIVMRRFRFLDHTGDLAVEVYGKNLPDLFENAGVALFHVVTDPSRVEEREEKEVSLTYEDLETLMVDWLGELLYFHDVERLLFRRFEVRIIGDGRFEGSARGEVFDEGRHVIRTEIKAVTFHQIEVREDKGRWRARVVLDL, encoded by the coding sequence ATGTTTGATGATTATATTATAGTCATGAGGCGGTTCAGGTTTCTCGACCACACAGGCGACCTCGCCGTCGAGGTCTATGGAAAGAATCTACCGGATCTTTTCGAGAATGCCGGCGTCGCCCTCTTCCATGTGGTCACAGACCCATCCCGGGTGGAGGAGAGGGAGGAGAAGGAGGTCAGCCTGACCTATGAAGACCTGGAGACCCTGATGGTCGACTGGCTGGGCGAGCTTCTCTACTTCCATGATGTAGAGAGGCTTCTGTTCAGGCGATTCGAGGTTAGAATCATCGGAGACGGCCGCTTTGAGGGTAGTGCAAGGGGGGAGGTCTTCGACGAGGGCCGGCATGTGATTCGGACAGAGATAAAGGCCGTAACGTTTCATCAAATCGAGGTCCGCGAGGATAAGGGCAGATGGCGGGCCAGGGTGGTTTTGGATCTGTGA
- the nth gene encoding endonuclease III, giving the protein MGENDQERVIKIIEILKQEYPNARTALRFSNPLELLVATVLSAQCTDERVNKVTENLFQKYRSAADYARADLRELEEDIRPTGFYRNKAKAVQRFCTDLVNRFNGEVPSRLEDLLSLQGIGRKTANLILGEAFGIPGIVVDTHVKRLANLIGLTRQTDPEKIEFDLMKIVPKSQWTLFSNLLILHGRSVCVARKPKHDQCRIVDLCDEGVRWKKKQG; this is encoded by the coding sequence ATGGGGGAAAACGATCAAGAAAGAGTCATCAAGATCATAGAGATTCTCAAACAGGAGTATCCAAACGCGAGAACGGCCCTGCGGTTCAGCAATCCCCTCGAGCTTCTCGTTGCAACCGTCCTTTCGGCTCAGTGCACCGACGAAAGGGTTAACAAGGTGACCGAGAACCTCTTCCAAAAGTACCGCTCAGCCGCGGATTACGCCCGAGCCGATTTGAGGGAACTGGAGGAGGATATCCGGCCTACCGGATTCTACAGAAACAAGGCCAAGGCCGTTCAGCGGTTCTGCACCGACCTGGTCAACCGGTTCAACGGTGAGGTTCCATCCAGGCTGGAGGACCTCCTGTCCCTCCAGGGGATCGGAAGAAAGACGGCCAACCTCATTCTCGGGGAGGCCTTCGGCATCCCGGGAATCGTCGTGGATACTCACGTCAAACGGCTGGCTAATCTTATCGGCCTGACAAGGCAGACCGACCCGGAAAAGATCGAGTTCGATCTCATGAAGATCGTTCCGAAATCCCAGTGGACCCTCTTCTCCAATCTTCTGATTCTCCACGGCAGGAGCGTCTGCGTGGCTCGAAAGCCGAAGCACGACCAGTGCAGAATCGTCGATCTCTGCGACGAGGGGGTCCGGTGGAAGAAAAAACAGGGATGA
- a CDS encoding Gfo/Idh/MocA family oxidoreductase — MKKLNVAIIGYKFMGKAHSNAWKKAPLFFDLNVEPVMKLACGRHEGPLGDFAERWGWEEIETDWRKVVERDDIDIVDISTPTFLHHDIAVEAAKRGKHIFCEKPIALTVEQARSMYEAAEKNGVVHYLNHNYRRCPAVLLAKRLIDEGKIGRVFHWRGAYLQSWIVDPNFPLTWHLRKETAGSGPQNDLNSHSVDLARFLIGEIKSVTAMTASFVKERPLPDEVAAGTFKAATKGEEKGEVTVEDSAFMLVEFESGALGSFEATRFAPGRKNYNYFEIYGSRGSLIFDIERMNELRFFSAEDPEYSQGFRTILATEPVHPYIQNWWPPGHVIGYEHEFVHAVVDFLGAVERGEKIEPNLYDGMKTMEVLEAGLESARTGKRITLG; from the coding sequence ATGAAAAAGCTGAATGTTGCGATCATCGGTTACAAGTTCATGGGCAAGGCACACAGCAATGCGTGGAAGAAGGCCCCTTTGTTCTTTGATCTGAATGTCGAACCCGTGATGAAACTCGCCTGTGGGAGACACGAAGGACCGCTGGGAGATTTTGCCGAGAGATGGGGCTGGGAAGAAATCGAGACCGATTGGCGGAAGGTGGTGGAGCGGGACGATATTGATATCGTGGATATCTCGACACCGACTTTCCTCCACCACGATATCGCCGTTGAGGCTGCAAAGAGAGGGAAACACATCTTTTGCGAAAAACCGATAGCCCTGACCGTGGAGCAGGCAAGATCGATGTACGAGGCCGCGGAGAAGAACGGTGTCGTACACTACCTCAACCATAACTACAGGAGGTGTCCTGCGGTTCTCCTGGCAAAGAGGCTTATCGATGAGGGAAAGATCGGAAGGGTATTCCACTGGAGAGGGGCCTATCTCCAGTCGTGGATCGTCGACCCGAACTTCCCTCTCACGTGGCACCTGAGAAAGGAGACGGCCGGTTCCGGCCCCCAGAACGATCTCAATTCCCACAGTGTGGATTTGGCGCGCTTCCTCATCGGTGAGATCAAGAGCGTCACCGCGATGACGGCGAGCTTTGTAAAGGAGCGCCCTCTGCCGGATGAAGTCGCTGCCGGAACCTTCAAGGCGGCAACAAAAGGGGAGGAGAAAGGCGAGGTGACCGTGGAAGATTCTGCGTTTATGCTCGTCGAGTTCGAAAGTGGCGCACTGGGTTCCTTCGAGGCAACGAGATTTGCACCGGGGAGGAAGAATTACAACTATTTCGAGATCTACGGGAGTCGTGGAAGCCTGATTTTTGACATCGAGCGGATGAACGAGCTGCGCTTCTTCTCGGCCGAGGATCCTGAATACTCCCAGGGATTCAGAACAATCCTGGCCACTGAACCGGTCCATCCGTACATCCAAAACTGGTGGCCACCCGGGCATGTCATCGGGTATGAGCATGAGTTCGTCCACGCGGTCGTCGATTTTCTCGGTGCCGTGGAAAGAGGCGAGAAGATCGAGCCGAATCTCTACGATGGGATGAAGACCATGGAGGTTCTGGAGGCAGGATTAGAATCCGCGCGGACAGGGAAGAGAATCACCCTGGGTTAG
- a CDS encoding sugar phosphate isomerase/epimerase produces the protein MKVGIDSYCYHRYFGEIYPDQEDPGVRWTFHDFVNRAGELGVDGVSLESCFFESFEPGYLSDMKAVLDERGLERVLAWGHPDGLEAGRNEKAWREMNDLIPKARFLGADIMRIVASSLMFRNEPHGPQIEAVVKMLRESVKIAADNGVVLAIENHIDFTSQEIYEILERVGSDSLKVNFDTGNTLRMMEDPVKAAKRLGPYTVATHTKDLDACRHVSPEEWYFFSSVAVGTGLIDIPGVARALKESGYTGVLAVESDHHKDNQDEDRIVADSVAYLKNLVEELG, from the coding sequence ATGAAAGTGGGCATCGACAGCTACTGCTATCATCGCTACTTCGGGGAGATATACCCGGACCAGGAGGATCCCGGGGTGCGGTGGACGTTCCATGATTTTGTCAATCGGGCGGGCGAATTGGGCGTCGACGGTGTCTCGCTGGAGTCTTGTTTTTTTGAGAGTTTTGAGCCGGGATACCTTTCGGATATGAAGGCGGTTCTCGATGAAAGGGGGCTGGAGCGTGTCCTTGCCTGGGGACACCCCGACGGCCTGGAGGCCGGCCGGAACGAGAAGGCCTGGAGAGAGATGAACGACCTCATTCCCAAGGCCCGGTTCCTGGGAGCGGACATCATGCGAATCGTGGCATCCTCCCTCATGTTTCGCAACGAGCCCCATGGGCCTCAGATCGAGGCCGTTGTCAAGATGCTCAGGGAGAGCGTCAAGATCGCCGCTGATAATGGGGTCGTGCTGGCCATTGAGAATCACATCGACTTTACCTCCCAGGAGATATACGAGATCCTGGAAAGGGTTGGTTCCGACTCTCTCAAGGTGAATTTCGACACAGGCAACACCCTCCGGATGATGGAAGACCCGGTCAAGGCGGCAAAACGGCTGGGGCCGTACACGGTGGCCACCCACACCAAGGACCTGGATGCCTGTCGCCACGTCTCTCCGGAGGAGTGGTATTTCTTCTCTTCGGTGGCTGTGGGGACCGGCCTGATCGATATCCCCGGGGTGGCGAGGGCTCTCAAGGAGAGCGGTTATACCGGGGTCCTGGCTGTCGAATCCGATCATCACAAGGACAATCAAGACGAAGACAGAATCGTTGCCGACAGTGTCGCCTATCTCAAGAACCTGGTCGAGGAGTTGGGCTGA
- a CDS encoding TIM barrel protein, with product MAKEIRFSAGIWAFTSCVDRFCTAGYRDAIPLEDQIKMAGKVRGLDGVILQYPNVINEDNASEVKRLVEDNGLEIAAVDANIFEREYKNGALSNADPAVRQKALDAMKRTMDTAAAVGCKNAGLWPGQDGFDYPFQENFLEAWDRERDAIAEAARHNPDIRICIEYKIAEPRTHIFIGSAGKALALCYEIGLDNIGVTFDVGHAFMAKESPAEAATYLARHGRLFSIHFNDAYGCFDDDMIAGSIHIWQTLEMLYYMDKVGYDGWYGLDIFPYREDIIAACELSIENVKDLHEIALEIDPARLKESQAKGDAIDSHRYVREFVFGRMKRG from the coding sequence ATGGCAAAAGAGATTAGGTTTTCCGCTGGAATCTGGGCTTTCACGAGTTGCGTCGATCGCTTCTGCACCGCGGGTTATCGCGATGCCATCCCCCTGGAAGACCAGATCAAAATGGCTGGGAAGGTCAGGGGTCTGGACGGAGTGATCCTCCAGTATCCCAACGTGATCAACGAGGACAACGCCTCGGAGGTCAAGAGGCTTGTCGAGGACAACGGCCTGGAGATCGCGGCCGTCGACGCGAACATCTTCGAAAGGGAGTACAAGAACGGTGCCCTTTCCAACGCCGACCCGGCTGTCAGGCAGAAAGCCCTGGATGCAATGAAGAGGACCATGGACACGGCTGCCGCCGTGGGGTGTAAGAACGCGGGTCTCTGGCCGGGGCAGGACGGTTTCGACTATCCCTTCCAGGAGAACTTCCTGGAGGCATGGGACCGCGAGCGCGACGCCATCGCCGAAGCGGCCCGCCACAATCCTGACATTCGGATCTGTATCGAATACAAGATAGCCGAACCGAGAACTCATATTTTCATCGGCAGTGCGGGCAAGGCTCTTGCCCTCTGCTACGAGATCGGCCTGGACAACATCGGAGTGACTTTCGACGTTGGACATGCCTTTATGGCAAAGGAGAGCCCGGCTGAGGCAGCCACGTATCTGGCCAGGCACGGGAGGCTGTTCAGTATCCACTTCAACGATGCCTACGGCTGTTTTGACGATGATATGATCGCCGGGTCGATTCACATCTGGCAGACCCTCGAGATGCTCTACTACATGGACAAGGTCGGATACGACGGCTGGTATGGTCTCGACATCTTTCCGTATCGGGAGGACATCATCGCAGCCTGCGAACTCAGTATCGAGAATGTCAAGGATCTTCATGAGATCGCCCTGGAGATCGATCCTGCCAGGTTGAAGGAGAGTCAGGCAAAGGGCGATGCGATCGATTCCCACAGGTATGTCCGCGAGTTTGTCTTCGGGCGGATGAAGAGAGGCTAG
- a CDS encoding cupin domain-containing protein, with the protein MEEVTRIDPFSFNLDPWSGKITPYDNLVQRRLSHMKGVFMDEEAREAMLAVEDTLLYEVYEVKVPDEPGHLLVCTSITYPGKVGTEYFMTKGHFHENIQTGEVYYCLRGRGFMMMESDRGDWKAEAMARGKVVYVPPYYAHRSINTGEEPLISLCVYPGGAGHDYGSIETSGFRKLVVERDGEPRIEDNPKWKDRI; encoded by the coding sequence ATGGAAGAGGTGACAAGGATAGATCCCTTTTCTTTCAACCTGGACCCATGGTCCGGGAAGATCACACCCTATGACAACCTCGTCCAGCGGCGCCTCTCCCACATGAAGGGGGTGTTCATGGATGAAGAGGCAAGAGAGGCGATGCTCGCGGTTGAAGATACACTTCTGTATGAGGTCTATGAGGTCAAGGTCCCCGATGAGCCGGGGCACCTGTTGGTATGCACCAGCATCACCTACCCCGGCAAGGTGGGGACCGAGTACTTCATGACCAAGGGCCATTTCCACGAGAACATCCAGACCGGTGAGGTCTACTATTGCCTCCGGGGACGGGGATTCATGATGATGGAATCGGATCGAGGCGATTGGAAAGCGGAAGCCATGGCCCGTGGAAAGGTCGTATATGTTCCGCCCTACTATGCCCACAGGAGCATCAATACCGGGGAGGAGCCTCTGATCTCCCTGTGTGTTTATCCCGGTGGAGCGGGTCACGACTATGGCTCCATAGAAACCAGTGGGTTCAGGAAGCTGGTCGTCGAGAGGGACGGTGAACCCAGGATCGAGGATAACCCGAAGTGGAAGGACAGGATCTGA
- a CDS encoding bifunctional 2-keto-4-hydroxyglutarate aldolase/2-keto-3-deoxy-6-phosphogluconate aldolase — MIQRIEILNRILETGVVAVVRAESAEQAVQIIDSARKGGIIALEVTMTVPGAIDVIKEVCRRYEGGDEIIGAGTILDAETARLAMLAGAQFIVGPTLNPDMIRICNRYQVNCMPGATSVSEVLEALELGAAIVKIFPGSLLKPAFIKAVHGPIPYAPLMPTGGVDVENAGEWIRAGAVAIGVGSDLTKEALAKGDYSLITRKAETYVRAVREARGAKPVKAGR, encoded by the coding sequence ATGATCCAGAGAATCGAGATATTGAATCGGATCTTGGAAACCGGGGTGGTCGCCGTTGTTCGGGCAGAGTCGGCGGAACAGGCGGTTCAAATCATCGACTCCGCCCGCAAAGGTGGGATCATCGCCCTGGAGGTGACCATGACCGTGCCCGGGGCCATCGATGTTATCAAGGAGGTGTGCCGGAGATACGAAGGGGGAGATGAGATCATCGGGGCGGGCACGATCCTCGATGCCGAAACGGCAAGGTTGGCTATGCTTGCCGGCGCTCAGTTTATCGTGGGCCCCACCCTGAATCCTGATATGATCCGGATATGCAACCGCTACCAGGTCAACTGCATGCCGGGAGCGACCTCGGTGAGTGAGGTCCTGGAAGCCCTGGAGCTTGGTGCCGCGATTGTCAAGATTTTTCCAGGGAGCCTCTTGAAGCCTGCCTTCATCAAGGCGGTTCATGGGCCTATTCCCTATGCGCCGCTGATGCCTACGGGAGGCGTCGATGTGGAGAACGCCGGAGAGTGGATCAGGGCAGGTGCTGTGGCCATCGGAGTGGGAAGCGACCTCACAAAGGAGGCCCTCGCCAAGGGTGACTATTCTTTGATCACCCGGAAGGCCGAGACCTATGTCAGGGCTGTTCGTGAAGCCCGAGGCGCAAAACCAGTAAAGGCGGGAAGGTAG
- a CDS encoding ABC transporter substrate-binding protein, with protein sequence MYEKRRIARILVMVLCFGAFLWQLGVAAAAEPRYEFIKVDTTKYKKHRPWKIGFSNASVSNSWRVFFFQEIKQEMARFPEVELIVTDAMDSPSKQVSDIEDLMARGIDLLFLSPCTAKPLTPIAERVMNKGIPVITVDRGIASDNYVSFVHSSHYYMGKTQATWLVKQLKGKGNVVLLGGIAGATPAEERVKGALSVLNQYPGIKVLAVKYCDWSPVKGKQVMADLIVRFPKIDGIWSGSALQGSGAVEAYLDAGKPVPPITGEDMNRFLKQWKKLGLKAVSVSNPVWQGAIGARVCIDVLEGVPVSHYIDVGRTVVTEKELDRYVDMDAPDDWWMDNHLRKEWLPREYAK encoded by the coding sequence ATGTACGAGAAAAGAAGAATCGCAAGAATTCTTGTGATGGTCTTATGCTTTGGGGCATTCCTCTGGCAACTGGGTGTGGCCGCCGCGGCCGAACCCAGGTATGAGTTCATAAAGGTGGATACCACAAAGTACAAGAAACATCGTCCGTGGAAGATAGGGTTCAGCAACGCCTCCGTGTCTAACTCGTGGCGTGTCTTCTTTTTCCAGGAGATCAAGCAGGAGATGGCAAGATTCCCCGAAGTCGAACTCATAGTCACGGATGCCATGGACAGCCCGTCAAAGCAGGTCTCCGATATCGAAGACCTCATGGCCCGCGGGATAGATCTTCTGTTTCTCAGCCCGTGTACCGCCAAGCCTCTCACCCCCATCGCGGAGCGCGTCATGAACAAAGGGATCCCCGTGATTACGGTGGATCGGGGCATTGCCAGCGACAACTACGTCTCCTTTGTCCACTCGAGCCATTACTACATGGGAAAGACCCAGGCGACCTGGCTGGTCAAGCAGCTCAAAGGCAAGGGCAACGTGGTCCTGTTGGGAGGCATCGCCGGGGCGACGCCGGCAGAGGAACGCGTGAAAGGGGCTCTGTCCGTTCTGAATCAGTATCCGGGCATCAAGGTTCTCGCCGTCAAGTACTGCGACTGGTCTCCCGTGAAGGGGAAACAGGTAATGGCGGACCTTATCGTGAGATTTCCCAAGATCGACGGGATCTGGTCCGGTAGCGCCCTTCAGGGAAGCGGGGCGGTCGAGGCTTACCTCGATGCCGGAAAGCCTGTGCCCCCCATTACCGGAGAGGACATGAACAGGTTCCTGAAGCAGTGGAAGAAACTCGGCCTGAAAGCGGTCAGTGTCAGCAATCCCGTCTGGCAGGGAGCCATCGGAGCCCGGGTGTGCATCGACGTTTTGGAAGGCGTTCCGGTTTCTCATTACATCGACGTCGGACGTACCGTCGTCACCGAAAAAGAACTGGACAGGTACGTGGACATGGATGCACCTGATGACTGGTGGATGGATAATCACCTCCGGAAGGAATGGTTGCCTCGCGAGTATGCCAAGTAG